From the Syntrophorhabdales bacterium genome, one window contains:
- the mobB gene encoding molybdopterin-guanine dinucleotide biosynthesis protein B, whose amino-acid sequence MAGPMIPVLSVVGRSNTGKTTFIEKLIPMLRAKGLQIATIKHHRHDFESDREGKDSYRHKKAGARVSMIVSPQKVALTADTDKELTIAELVSTYIREVDLVIIEGFKEERGPKIEVYKFSEEVAPLSCEDRDVFALMSDRPVDAPVPVFSRDDVAAAAELILSRLKLKPGSPAKS is encoded by the coding sequence ATGGCTGGACCCATGATCCCGGTACTCTCTGTCGTCGGAAGGTCAAACACCGGCAAGACCACGTTCATCGAGAAATTGATACCGATGCTGCGGGCGAAAGGCCTTCAGATCGCGACAATAAAGCATCACCGTCACGATTTCGAATCTGACAGGGAGGGCAAAGACAGCTATCGTCACAAGAAAGCAGGCGCCCGTGTCTCGATGATTGTTTCTCCCCAGAAAGTCGCGCTCACCGCGGATACCGATAAAGAATTGACCATTGCAGAACTGGTCTCAACCTACATCAGGGAAGTTGACCTTGTTATCATCGAGGGGTTCAAAGAAGAGCGCGGTCCAAAGATCGAGGTCTACAAATTTTCTGAGGAAGTCGCCCCGCTCTCATGTGAGGACCGGGACGTGTTTGCACTGATGTCGGACAGGCCGGTAGATGCGCCGGTGCCGGTATTCTCGCGGGATGACGTCGCAGCGGCTGCAGAGTTGATCCTGTCGAGGTTGAAACTGAAGCCGGGATCACCGGCAAAATCCTGA